In Arthrobacter citreus, a single genomic region encodes these proteins:
- a CDS encoding VanZ family protein, with amino-acid sequence MQKYLYWIIFGIYFTFLIDLTLFPFPYQNYLIQIMIEDKLGDLNNFVPFKGVVDIIRSGSFTIALKQIGGNILLFIPFGLAWPILFPKIMKRKTILIGFSVSLVIELTQGIAGLFIGYNYRSCDIDDLILNTLGIAFGIFIDRVRTKSYIKSDLVEDKC; translated from the coding sequence TTGCAAAAATATTTATATTGGATAATTTTTGGAATCTACTTTACATTCCTCATCGATTTAACTTTGTTTCCATTTCCCTATCAAAATTATTTAATACAAATCATGATTGAAGACAAATTAGGTGATTTAAACAATTTTGTTCCCTTTAAGGGAGTAGTAGATATCATAAGGAGTGGCTCATTTACAATTGCTCTAAAACAAATTGGTGGAAATATTTTATTATTTATTCCATTTGGATTAGCATGGCCGATTCTCTTTCCGAAGATTATGAAACGTAAAACGATTTTAATTGGTTTTTCTGTAAGCTTAGTAATTGAATTAACTCAAGGGATAGCTGGATTATTCATAGGTTACAATTATAGATCTTGTGATATTGATGATTTAATCTTAAATACGCTTGGAATAGCATTTGGAATCTTTATCGATCGTGTTAGAACAAAATCTTATATTAAATCAGACCTAGTTGAGGATAAATGCTAA
- a CDS encoding glycosyltransferase, whose protein sequence is MKKQLLKLTTVFLCFALFLAPIKTGAEEIDTRAHGKCISNSACKFQGDMRKLWNDHTIWTSKYIVSAVAGLQDKDKVLARLLRNQQDIGNAIKPYYGDAAGNQLAKLLTDHIVIAGKLIDAAKANDMATLKSLNDQWFKNADDIVAFLSKANPNWSNQALKNLLYVHLKMVTNEVVTRIKMDWDGNVKAFDDGLHHINVLADALSAGIIKQFPNKFKN, encoded by the coding sequence ATGAAGAAACAATTACTGAAATTAACGACTGTTTTTTTATGTTTTGCACTATTTTTAGCTCCAATTAAAACAGGTGCTGAGGAGATTGATACTCGAGCTCACGGAAAATGTATAAGTAACTCCGCATGTAAGTTCCAAGGTGATATGAGAAAGCTTTGGAACGATCATACAATTTGGACTAGTAAATATATTGTTAGTGCTGTTGCTGGCTTACAGGATAAAGACAAAGTACTTGCTCGACTTTTAAGGAACCAACAAGATATTGGAAATGCAATTAAACCATATTATGGTGATGCCGCTGGGAATCAACTTGCTAAGTTATTAACCGACCATATTGTAATAGCTGGTAAACTTATTGACGCTGCCAAAGCAAATGATATGGCAACATTAAAATCACTAAATGATCAATGGTTCAAAAATGCAGACGATATTGTTGCCTTTCTAAGCAAAGCAAATCCTAACTGGTCAAATCAAGCATTAAAGAATTTACTATACGTACATTTAAAAATGGTAACAAATGAAGTAGTAACTAGAATAAAAATGGATTGGGACGGAAATGTAAAAGCATTTGATGATGGTCTACACCACATTAACGTTCTAGCAGATGCATTATCTGCAGGTATAATTAAGCAATTCCCAAATAAGTTTAAAAATTAA